The Roseimicrobium gellanilyticum DNA segment CACCCTAACGCTTCAGAGATCCGGTCTTTTCATCAGACGTTACACCAAAACGGACCGCCGGAGCAAGGGGGCAGATGGCGCACCGCCACGGCGGACCCATGCCGCGATCCACGGACATGAGTTCCATCAATCAAAACCAGCCCGAGCACAACCACGACGACCTCGCGGGACCGCAGGCGGTCGACAAGATCCGGGAGTTGGTCGGCAAGGCGCAGACCTGCTTCTTCTGTACCAAGGTGATGGTCACCGGTTCCTCGGGCGCCCGGCCTATGAACGTGCGCAAGGTGGATGACAACGGAAGCCTCTGGTTTCTCAGCGCCATCGACAGCCATCTCAATCGCGAACTCGCCCGCGACCCCTCAGCGCATCTCTATTTTCAGGCGTCGCCGCATTCCGGATTTCTCCATCTGAATGGGAAGGCGCGGGTGACGCAGGATGCCGTGAAGATTCACGAACTGTGGGAACCGATCATCAAGACATGGTTCACCCAGGGCGAGCAGGATCCGCGCATCACCGTCATCGAAGTCATCCCCACCGAGGGCTACTACTGGGATGTGAAGCACGGCAACCTGGTCGCAGGAATCAAGATGATAATCGGCGCCGCGATTGGTGAGACGCTCGATGATTCGATTGAAGGAGCGATTAGGCTGTGAGGCGGTTCTCGGGGCCCTGAAGAGTCTTATGGCCCCGACCACTTGAGCTGGGATCGCATTTCCGGAGGCACCAATGCAAACAGCCCCCGGATGAGTCCGACTTGCTGGGGATACATCGAAGACAATTTGACGTCACATTTTTCGCAGTACCAGCGTGCCTGCCAATTGAGAAAATGGATGTCGTGTTCCACGAACTCTGGCTTGTACATCGAGTTGGGCAGGTTGTGAATCAACTCAGCCTCGTAGTAAGCAGAGCGGTCGCGCATTCGACGCCACCAGCCCAGTGAGGCGACGTTTCGCAGGTGCGGAAGGGTCCTGCGAAGCATGAACTCATAGATCTCTTGCTTGGCGGAAGTCATCGCTGCGATGATGGGTTCGCCTGTAGACTGAACTCACACCGGATACTCCCACGGTCCGCGATACTTCCGGGCCAACAACTTGCTCGCCTCTTCATCGCCGATGATGAGTTCCTTCTCGGCATCCCAGCGGATGCTCCGTCCAGCCTTCCATGAGAGCATGCCGAGCAGGGGCAGGCACGATGAACGGTGGGCGCTCTCGATGTCTGCCACCGGTTTGCGTTTTTGCTCGATGGCATCGATCAGATCCGCCCACAAGGCGCCGATGTTGTGGCCGTCACCTTGGGGCTCCTGAAGCTGGGAGTCGCCATGTGTGTTGGGTGTCTTGCCATCCGCAGGGTAGAAGGTCCATCCATCCTTCCAGCCGATGTGCAGCGTTCCCTTCTCACCGTAGAAGTAGCAGCCCACATTGTGATGTTCAGGACCGTTTCCAGCGAAGCGGCGGTGTTCCCACACGGCAGTGAAGTTTTCGAACTCGAACGTGGCTACCTGGTGATCCGGTGTGTCGGTGGTCTGCTCCTTGTCATTCAGGATGGCGGGACCGGCGATGTCGCGTCCGCCGGTGCAGTACACCGTCTTGGGTCCCTTCTCGCCGCTCCACCAGAGCACCTGGTCCAGCCAATGCACGCCCCAGTCGGCCATGGTGCCATTGGCAAAGTCCAGGAAACCGCGCCAGCCGCCGGGGTGGATCTTGCTGCAAAAGGGGCGGAGGTTGGAAGGGCCGCAGTACAGATCCCAGTTCATGCCCTTGGGCGGCTGGACGTTGGCCTTGGGGGCTTCCGGACCGCCTCTGCTGTGGGCGAAGCAGCGCACCATGCCCACCTTGCCCACGGCACCGCTCTTCAGGAAATTCATGGCCTCCACGTGATGCGGCCCGATGCGGCGATGCAGGCCCACCTGCACGAGCACTCCGGAGTCTTTGGCCGCATGCACCATCGCCTTGCTTTCGTTCACGGTGTGTCCGGTGGGCTTTTCCACCAGTACATGGGCGCCCGCCTTCACCGCAGCGATGGTCTGCAGCGCATGCCAGTGATCCGGCGTTGCGATGATCACGATCTCCGGCTTCTCCTTCTCCAGCATCTCGCGGTAGTCCTCGTACTTCTTCGGCGTCTCGCCGTTCTCGGCATTGACGTCGTTCACCGCATTCTCCGCCACGTTGTCATCCGCATCGCACACGGCGCACACAGTGACGCGACCGGAGGCGATGGCTTCGCGCAGGATGTTCATGCCCCACCAGCCGGATCCGATGAGCGCCGTGCGGTATTTCTTCCCAGACTTCTGCGCCAGGATGGGCACGGCGGAGAAGGCACTGGCCGCAGTGACAGCGGCGGTCGTCAGGAAGTGGCGGCGTTGCATGGGCGTGAGAATGGCAGGCGGATCGTGGAGAGGGAGAAATCGTGACGGAGTGGCGGATTCAGTCAAGAATCTTCCTGATGCGCCAGCGAATCGGCGAGGTTACCTTGGACGCCGCAGCACATGGAGACCGCCGAATTGATAGAACCAGGATTCACAGTGGCCGATGCCAATAGGCCGGACCTGACCACTACCGAGGGAAACCTGCGGATTCATTTCACCCAATGGAACGACGAGCCCACCCAGGTGTTGTTCGTGGATGCCATCGCTCATCGCTGGGGGGAGATCAATTGGGATGGTGAGTTGGAAGGGGAACACTTTGATGGTACCCACATCATCCATCAGTCGAAGTGGATGCAATCGCTTTTCGATTGCCGCGAGTGTGCCCCTGAGGCGGGGTACAAACACTACAGGCTTAATTTCAATGCGGCGGGGTCTCTTGAGGTTATTGCCCGAGAAGTGACTGTGGAGATCGGTGGCGACGGGACGACGGAATACTCTCCCGGCTAGCGCGAAAATGGCGGGTTGGGAAACCCGCCATCCGCTGTCCGGTCAGGAGACCCGACTTCCTGGAAACTTTTGCGTCCTTTGCGTTCTTTTGCGGCTATTCCCAACCGCATTGCTGGCCGACGACGCTCAGCTTTCTGGATTCACCGGATACCCCTTCTCCTCCCACCATTCCTCAAGTTCATCCGCGCCGAAGTCGGCCAGGATCTCACCGTCCACGTCGATGCTCGGGGCCTTGGTCTGGCCGGTGAGTTCGCGCATTTCTTCGCGGGCTTCCTGATCGGCAGAGACGTTCAGTGTCGTGTATTCGATGCCGTGGTCGTCGAGCCACTCCATCGCTTCATCGCACCAGGGGCAACCGGACTTTACAAACAAGCGGACATTCATGGGGGTTATTTGAGATTTGGATTTTTTTGGGGGTGAATTTTTGGGGAGTGAGACAGGCAATGAAGCGCTGGGGTTCAGCGCTTCCTCATTCCTGCGCTCAATGCAATTTATTTTGTCCGCAGATCGACACACACAACACTGCCTGAGGCATTCCGGCCGTACAGCAATCCGTTGGCGAGCACGGGTACGGTCCAGCATTTGGGGTCGAGCACCTGGCCACGTGAGAGTGGCTCGAATGCCTTCGGAGAGGCCTTGGCGACGACGAGTTCACCGGATTCGCACAGGAGGATCAGCTTGTCACCGGCGGCGATTACTGCTCCGGCCCCGGCGCTTTTCTCTTCCCAGAGCTGCCTGCCTGTCGCCAGCTCAATGCACTTCAGGCTGGCACCGCGATCTTCATTGCCATCGATGCCGTAGAGGTGGCCATCGATGAGGATGGAGGCGTTCATCTGATTGCGCATCACGCGGTTCTGCCACACCACCTGCGGTTCACTTCCGCCGAGCTTGAGCAGGGCCGCGCCCTTGTTGTAGCCGGAGGAAATGAAGGCATGACCCTCATGGATGACGGGGTCAGCAGCATTCACGCCGTAGCTCGTGGTCCACTTGTGCTCCCACACTTTCGCACCTGTCTTGGGATCGATGGCCACGTAGGCGCGTCCCGAGCCGAAGGTGAGCAGCGTCTTCCCATCCTGCTGGTAGGGCAGGGGAGTGGAGTAGCCGGCGTTTTCGTCCGGGGATTTCCACACAACCTTGCCGGAGGCCTTGTCCAGGGCCACGCCGTGCTCGCCGACATTCAGCACCACGAGATTTTCCCAAATCAGCGGAGCTCCGGTGTAGCCCCAGTCAGGGAGGCGGAGTCCGGTTTCCTGCTGGATGTTTTTCTGCCACACGATTTTTCCCGTGGCTGCGTCGAAGCAGAACATGTCCCCCCAGCGGCTGAGGTGATACAGCTTTCCATCTGCGAGAGTAGGGGTGCCGGTGGTGCCGCCCTGGAAGAACTTGTCCCCAAGCTCCGCGGGGTAGGTGTGTTTCCACACTTCCTTTCCGGTCACTGCGTCGAAGCAGAAGACAGTGTCCTTTCCATCCGCATGGCCCGTAGTGTAGACCTTTCCGTCCGCGACGACGAAGGACGAATAGCCCAGGCCCACGGATGCCTTCCACAGAATCTTGGGGGAATCCTTCCAGTCGACCTTCCAGTCGGTTTCCTTGGAGATGCCGTTTCTGTCCGGCCCGCGCCATTGGGGCCAGTCTGCCCCCATCACGCTGGCGAGGGGTAGGAAACAGAGAAGAGCGAAGTGTCTCATGGTACGCAGGATGGGTAGTGGCAGGTGGTGAGTGGTGGGCAGGGAATCAAACGGTGGAGCGGGCGTTCCGTAGGGACGCCCGCTCCACAGTAGGTGAGTGATGGTGGGTCACTGGCCGCGGCGAAGCAGCCAAAAGCTATTTCGCCTGCACCACCTTGCACAGATGCGTCTTTGTGCGCACGAAAATGGCACCATCCGCCACTGCAGGCGAGGCAGTGACGGGAGACTCGAACTTGCTGGAGGCAATCACCTTGAACTCCGGTGCGGCGGCAACCACGGTGACGTCTCCTGTGTCGCTGATGAAATAGATGCGGTCCTTGGTGGCAATGGGCGAGGCGACGAACTTGCCTGGCGAGATGCGCTCGCTCCACACGTCCTCACCGGTCTTGGGATCGGCGCAGGTACCCACGGCGGCTCCGGTGGCCTGGAAGATGTGGCCATTCAGGAGGATGGGACTGGAGAGCACGGCATTGCGCTTGGCGCGGTCCCAGAGGATGCGTGGCGTCTCGGTGAGATCTCCTTTGGCGTCCTTGTCCAGCTTCAGCGCGGTGAGATGGGAGCGCTCGGAACCAGTGTTGATGTACACGATGTTGCCATCCACCACGGGGCGGGCTGAGGCGTTGAACTCGGTGTGACGGATGGTCCAGATTTCTTTGCCCGTCTTGGCGTCATAGCCGAACGCGGCGCGGGAACCCACGGAGATGACCTGCCACTGCCCGTCCACATTCATCAGGGTCGGGGTGCCGTAGGCCTTGCGCAGATCGCCGTCGCGGGTGGGTTTGCCTTCCTTGTCGAGGTCGCCGTAGTCGGTGGTACGGTTGGTCGTCCACACGGTCTTGCCCGTGTCCTTCTCCAGCGCGGTGACAAATTGTTTGTCGATGCCGTCAAAGGTGAGGATCAGGAGATTCTCAAACAGCACCGGCGTGGAGCCCGGACCGCGGAAGTGACGCACATTGATGTCACGGCGCTGCCAGATGACCTTGGCCGTCTTGGGGTCCAGCTTCGCGGTGCCATACGTGCCGAAGTGGACGTACACACCGGTCTCATCCATGGTGGGCGAGGGTGCGGCGTAGTTGTTCACCGGATTGCCCAGTTCTTCCGGCGCTTCGTTTTCGAAAAGAAGCTTGTGGTGGACAATCTTTCCGTCATGCCGGTTGATGGCATAGACGTACATCTTGTGGCCATCTGTGGTGGCGGAGGTGAACCAGACCAGATCCCCACCGATGATGGGGGAGCAGTGGCCTTCATTCTCGATGGGCGTCTTCCACGCAATGCCCTTGCCGCTCGCTTCGTCCCACTCCAGCGGCAGCTTTGCCCATTCGGACTCCGGAATCTTCCCGTCGCGCGTGGGTCCCTGGCGGTCCGGCCAGAAGAGGGGGGTGGTCGCTGGCTCTGCGAGCAGCGTGCCGCAACTGAGCAGGGTGGTGAGGAGCGCGGGCAGTTTCATGCAGGGTAGGAGAGCACAAAAAAACGCACGGCAAAACGAATGTCTTGCCGTGCGGGATAAATGGTTTCGAAGCGACCTTATTATTTACTCTGCCGCAAGGTACTTCTCCACGAGTTCCTCGAGCTTGCCCCGTGCGTTGGTGCTCACCACCATGCCCTTCTTGTCCACCAGCCACATCGCGGGAATGCTGTTGATCCCATATTTGGTGGAAATGTCGTTTTTCCAACCCTTGCCATCGAAATACTGGGGCCATGCCATGCCCTTGTCCTTCACAAAAGCCTCCAGCTTGGCCTTGTCCTGATCGAGCGAAATGCCCACGATCTCGAAGCCCTTGGGATGCAGCTTTTCATAGGCCTTCAGCACGTTCGGCATTTCCGCCACACACGGGCCACACCACACGGCCCAGAAGTCGATGAGCACCACCTTGCCTCGCATCTTGGAGAGATCGATTTCACGGCCATCCACGGCGGTGAATTTCAGATCCAGGGGTTTGTCTTTGATGCCTGCGAGCGCGGTGATGGATTTGAGCTTCTGCTCAAACATCGGGGCAAACTTGCTCTGGGGATTTGCCTTGAGATAGGCCTCGGCGTCCTTGGCCCAGGCCGTTTCGCCGCCGGGCGATTCGTCCAGGTTCTGGACCCTGTTGACCAGCTTCATGCCCGTGGCATTTGCCTTCATCTCGGCGGAGGCGTCGGGCGCGTTGAGAATTTCGTCGGCCAGCTTGTCCGCAGAGGGAGCATCTTTCTGGCCCACGAAGTCGCGGGCGCGTGAGATTTCCAGCTCGAAGTACTTGGCTTCCCAGCGTCGGGCATCGGTCGGTGCCTTCTCGCTAAACGCCTTGGCTGCGGCGTCGTATTCGGCGAGTCCCTTCTTCAGCATCTCCACCGCCTCCTCCCGGGACTTGGGGCGTGTCTCCGGCTGCTTGATGCTCTTCATGGCCGCTTCTACTTTTTTCCAGCTTTCGTCGGCAGCGGCGTCGGCGAAAATTTGAGGGACGGCCAGGGCATAGGCAGCGGCCAGGAGGGTCAGGATGCGGGCTTGCATGGGGACAAGGTACAGGCAGCTTCCGAAGCACGGCAAGCATATCTCCCGGGCGGCGGGTGAATTCCTCCTGAAGAAAGCGCACGGCGGGAGCGTTAGCAGCCTTCTGTCATGTCCACCTTCTCCTCTTTCTCTCTTTTGGCCGTCATTGGCATGGGCTTCATCACGCTGTCACCTGCGCACCTCTGTGCTGAACTGACGGATGAGCAAAAGAAGGTGCCTCTGGAGGTGGATACGAAGGATGCATCGCTGGCCAAAGTGGTGCTGCTGGCAGGCACTCCCAGCAATAAACCCGGACAGCACGAGTATTTCGCCGGCTGCGCTCTCATGCTGGACTGGCTGAAGCAACAACCCGGTGTGTGGCCCGTGATGGTGGCGGAGGGCTGGCCGAAGGATGAGTCGATTCTCAAGGGCGCCAAATCCGTGGTCTGCTACATGGATGGGGGTGACAAGTTTGCCTTGTTGGAGCCTGCTCGCTGGCAGCGCATTTCCCAGCTCATGGATGAAGGCGCCGGGCTCATCATGCTGCACCAGGCGGTGGAGGTGCCTGAAGCTCAGGCGGCTCAGTTCAAGTCCTGGATGGGGGGTGTCTGGCAGAAGGACATTGGCAATCGTGGTCATTGGGACATGAGCTTTGATAGCATCCCGCAACATGACACCACGCGCGGGGTGAAGCCCTTTGCCGCACCGAAGGACGGATGGCTCTTCAACTTGCACTTCGCGGACAGGGGCGTGACGCCACTCCTCACCGGTCAGGTACCGGACAAATCCCGCACCACGGAAGATGCGAAGTCACACGCTGGTCGCGCCGAAGTCATCGCCTGGGCCTATGAACGCGCCAATGGCGGGCGCAGCGTGGGATTCACCGGATGTGACCTGCACTCCGCGTGGGGCATCGAGAGCCAGCGGCGCTTCATGGTGAATTCGATTCTCTGGGCATCGAAACTTCCCGTGCCGGACGCAGGCACCACGGTGCCAGCCTGCAGCGATGACGATTTGAAGAAGAACTGGGATCGCAAGGCTCTCATCCTCCGCGGCAAGCCCGCGCAGCCAGCCGCAACTTCACCTACTGCCAGCACCACCGGAAACTCCCAATGAACAAAAAGGCACTGTCACTGACGTTCTGCACCCTTCTCAGTCTTACAGCACCCGCGGTGTGGAGTGCAGAAACCGAAATCGTCGATGCCCTCAGGACGGGTCAATTCAATGTGAAAGTGGTTGGTGACCACGCCACGGAGATCGGCTGGGGGAAGGGAGAATGGACGCCCGAATTGTGGAACAAGCTTCCGGAGTTGCCGGAAATGTCGCTGGTGCGTGGCACGGCGAAGTTTGCCGATGCCAAGGCGCTGGAGGTGCTCACGAAGCTGCCAAAACTCCATACGGTCTATTTCAACGCCACGATCTTCGATGACTCGGGCTTTGCCGTGCTCGCGAAGTGCAAAGAACTGCAGAGCATCTCGCTGGATCACAACTTCATCATCAGTGGCAGCGGAGCGGGCGCGCTCAAGGATTTGCCGAAGCTGAAGTCGCTGCGTTTCGGCGGCTGCACGAAGATGACCAGCGAAGCGGCAAAAGCTTGCGCACAGCTTACCCAGTTGGAGTCCCTTCAGTTCTTCCACATGGGGGCCAGTGATGAAGACGTGGCCACGCTCCTGCCACTCGCTGGAAATCTGAAAGCCTTCGTGGTTGCCTCGCAATTCAACGGTGAGTTGAGCGGAGCTGCTTTGGAGCACCTGGCGAAGTTTAAGAATCTGGAGTCGCTCAAGTTTGGCGAAGTCGTGGTAAGCTATGATGGTGGACTGAAGCATCTGGCTACACTAAAGAACCTCAAGAAACTGGAGCTCGACAAGGTCGGCGCCAGCGAGGAGGACATCAACAAGCTGAAGGCGGCGCTGCCCGGCTGCGAGATCAAGTGGACCCCGCCATCTGCCCAAGAAGCGGAACGCTATCAGAAGAGTCTCGCCAAGCTGCGTGGAAATTCTTAAGCTACGATTCCTTCATTTTCACGAATCCCATGAAACGTTCTGCATTCCTTTCTCTCCTTCTGGCCATCGGGCTGTGCGGTTTTTCGCACGCCCAGGCTCCGTCCAAGCCCACCACCGGTCTGCAACTTTACAGCTTGCGCAGCCAGACCGCCCTGCGTGGCGTGCCGTGGGTGCTGGATAAGGTGAAGGAGTTTGGCATCACCGAACTTGAACTCGCTGGCACGGGCAACCTCACACCGGAGCAGTTCAAAGCAGAGGTGGACAAGCGCGGCCTCAAGGCCGTGAGCAGCCACTTCCCCTACGGACGCTACAAGAATGATCTCGCCAATGTGGTGAAGGATGCAAAGGCGCTCGGCATCAAATTCGCCGGCTGCGCCTGGATTGATCACAAGGATGCCTTTGATGAAGCCGAATGCCGCGATGCCATTGCGGTGTTCAACAAGGCCGGTGAGGCGCTCGCGAAGGAGGGCATCACCTTCTTCTACCATGCGCATGGTTATGAGTTCCATCCACACGGAAGCGGTACCCTGCTGGATCTCCTCATCACCGAGACGAAGCCGGAGTACGTGAGCTATCAGATGGACGTGCTGTGGATTGTCTTCCCTGGTCACGATCCGGTGAAGCTCCTCGAGAAATACGGCAACCGCTGGAAGCTGATGCACCTCAAGGACCTGAAGAAGAACGTGGCTACCGGCTCGCTCTCCGGCAAGACGGATGTGGAGAATGATGTGACGCTCGGAACCGGTCAAACGGACTGGCCTGCCGTGCTCGCTGCTGCGAAGAAGGTGGGTGTGCAGCATTACTTCATCGAGGACGAATCCTCCACGTCCATCGATCAGATTCCCCAGAGTCTGAAGTTCATGAAGACGCAGGGTTTTGAGTGATTGTAGAAGGCTTCTCCAGAAGCCTTTTTGCGGCCTGATTATCCCCTTGGCAGCCACGTCGTTCTGCGATGTGGCTGTTTACGTTTCAGACGTTTTGAAAGGCTTCTGGAGAAGCCTTCTACGTTGTTGCGCCAGCTGCCAGCGCCATCGCATCAATTTCAGTGACCACCGTGGCGAGCTGGCGATAGACCATCGCATCGTCCGGTGAGATGTTTGCGGGAGGCGCCGTCTTTTGCCACGAGTCTTTCGGTGAAGGTACACCCGACTCCAGGCTCTTTGCCAGCCCTTCCATCGTTTCTGTGATGCTGGTCACATAGGCGTGTGGAATGGCGAGCGGATCCCCTGCACGATGATTCAAATGCTGACCTAGCACGGTGATGGCGCGGGTGAGTCGCTGATTATAAGTCGTCAGTGCCGCGATCTGCTCAACGTCACCTCGTCGCTTCGAGGGTTCGCTGAGCAGGCGTTGCAAGGACGCCACAGCCTGGCTGTTCGCACGCTCGACCGTGCGCTTGGCCAGCACCGCGGCGCCTGTGAAGCGGTCCCCCTTCCCGAAGTGCTCGACCACTGATTCCAGATAGTTGCGATTCGCCCGTAGAGCAGCGGCCACGTAGCGCGGTGCCTGGGACTGCTCCCATTTCGGCCAGAGCAGGAAAGCGGCAGCGAGTGAGAGCATGCCACCGGCGAGTGTGGCGAGCAGCCGTTCCACAGTGAAGTCAAGATGCACGGGGATCATCGACTCCGTCATCAGCACGATCATGAGGGTGACGAAGAACACGGCATAGCCGTAGCGACGACGGACGAAGTACGCGAAGCAGAACGCCATGACCGACGCGCAGAGGATGAAACCGGCGGCAGGCATCTTCACCCAAAGAAGCAGGCTCCCCACGGTGCTGCCTGCGAGTGTGCCAAAGAGACGTTGACCCAGCTTCTGCCGGGTCGCGCCGTAGTCAGGCTGCAACACCACCAGCGCCGTGAAGGCAATCCAGTGCCCGCGCGGAATCTGGAACCACTGATGAATCGCCACCGCCACCATGAGCACCGCAGCGACGCGAAAGGTGTAGCGTACCAGCGTCCAGTCGAACTGGGCTGGAGGATTCACCCACGCGCCGAGTGAACGCATCGACATGCCGCTCAGGTCTGGCAGACGCAGCGCAAATCCGGATTGCGGCGTGCCGTGGTCGACGGTCTCCCGGAGCGTCAATTGCACTGTGGGTAGCAACTCGCTCACCATGGCAAGCATCTGTCTGGCCTGCAGCACTTCTTCATCTTGGAGTGCCAGCGATTGCAGTCGGGTATCGAGCACCTGGAGCAAGTCACCGGCGCGGCGGATGCGCACATCGAGTGCCATCAATTGCTCCGGCCGATGGGTGATGACGGTGAGTGCTCCAGAACGCAAGGCGCTCGCGAGGGACCGCAGTGCAGAATCAAAGCTGGGCCCAACGGACTTGAAGTCATCCCGCGAGCGCAGGGTCTCCATGGCCGTGTGGAGAGCCGTGGTACGGGTGGCCAGACGTGCGGCCAGTTGCGTCGTGTCATCCAGATGCGCGGCCAGACTCTCACTGCGCTGGCCCATGGTGGTCGCGATGACATGCAAGGTGCGGTCGACGGTGGCGCGCAGGGCCCCCTCTTTCTCGGGGACCTGCTGCACCGTGGGCTTGCCATCATCCGTTTCAGAGCGCATGGCCGTCACGAGATCTGAGGCCGCCACCCAAGTCTCTGCCACTGCATGCCGCACCGCATGTTGCGGACGGAAGAACCAGCCGGCCAGTTGCACCAGAATGCCGCCCAGCCCACCCAGGCACGTGGCTGCCATTAGGTGCCAGGCATGTGACCAGTCACCCGGCTCGGACATGGCCAGGAGAAAGAAGAGTCCGGACGCCAGGGCAAAGTTTGGCCCGTAGTCTCCGCTGAGGTACCTCCAGCACCCCGCGAGCATGGCCAGCACACCAATGGCCAGCACGGCGGTGATGAGGTGATTCCCTGCCATGGCGCCCGCCCATGCCGAGCAGGCAAGCACCGCCGTCAGCACGAGAAGAATCGCCGCCCGTGCGCGATAGTCACCTCGGACATCGAGCAGAGCCACATTCTGCGCGGCTGGCGCCGCCATGATCACTGCCCAGGGGTTCCCCGTCAGCAGGCAGAGAGACCAGGCCCCGGCCATCGCCAGCGAGCTGCGTAGCGCACGGGCGACATCTGTCGTGAGCATCGAGTGCTCAAAAACCTTCCCTGCCCTGGTCGAGTCGTGAGGTGAGGCCATGCTGCCTGCGCACTCTATAGCCAAACCAGTGGCATGGCAAAACGAGTGCGCAGGAGAGGATGCTTTCGACGAGGACTATTTGGCCGCCGAAGCCGCAGGCAGGGGCACCTGCGCATAAGTCTGCAGGTAGGCGACAAGGTCACGCTGCTGCTGCTCATTCAGCGTCAGGAGCAGGCCTTCCGGCATGAGGGACATGGGGAATTCCTCCTGCTTGGCAATCTCTGTGCGTTCCACCGTGGTTTCCTGGCCCACCATTTTCAGCGTAACGGTGCGCTGGGTCTTGGCGGCCACATTGCCGCTGAGGATGCGGCCATCCTTCAGGGTCATCACGGTCATGCGATAGTCCGCGGCAACCATGGCGCTGGGGTCCACGATGTTGTCCAGCAGGTAGCTCAGATCATGGCGACCGCTGCCGGTGAGGTCAGGGCCAATGTGATTCCCCTGGCCGTACAGTGTGTGGCAGGCGGCGCACACGTTGTTGAAGACAAGACGTCCCGCGTTCACGTCGGCTTTTGCCAGGGCATCCTTGGTAAGACGGGTCTTCAGGTCGGCGATGAGCTTCTTCTTGTCTTCGCTCGATTCACGCTGCTCGCCCCAGGCTTCAGCCAGTTTCTTGGTGAGGGCTTCATCGTTGAAGCCGCGAATCTGGCGGGCTTGCATGGCAGTGACGTCCGCACGCTCGATGCGGCCGGCGGCGAGGGCATTGAGCAGGGCGGCGGCGAATGCAGGACGCGACACAAGCGTGTCCAGCACGGCGGGACGTTCGGCGGGGTAGAACTTGCGATAGTTCTTCACCAGCAGTTCGCCGATGGCCGGGTCATCGAACGCGGCCAGGCCACGTGCGGCCACCGTGTTCAGACTGCGCACATCCAGCAGGGATTCGCAGGTCTTCCGGAGATCCGCATCCTTGGCATCGATGAGTGTCTTCAGC contains these protein-coding regions:
- a CDS encoding sugar phosphate isomerase/epimerase family protein; amino-acid sequence: MKRSAFLSLLLAIGLCGFSHAQAPSKPTTGLQLYSLRSQTALRGVPWVLDKVKEFGITELELAGTGNLTPEQFKAEVDKRGLKAVSSHFPYGRYKNDLANVVKDAKALGIKFAGCAWIDHKDAFDEAECRDAIAVFNKAGEALAKEGITFFYHAHGYEFHPHGSGTLLDLLITETKPEYVSYQMDVLWIVFPGHDPVKLLEKYGNRWKLMHLKDLKKNVATGSLSGKTDVENDVTLGTGQTDWPAVLAAAKKVGVQHYFIEDESSTSIDQIPQSLKFMKTQGFE
- a CDS encoding FUSC family protein, with product MLTTDVARALRSSLAMAGAWSLCLLTGNPWAVIMAAPAAQNVALLDVRGDYRARAAILLVLTAVLACSAWAGAMAGNHLITAVLAIGVLAMLAGCWRYLSGDYGPNFALASGLFFLLAMSEPGDWSHAWHLMAATCLGGLGGILVQLAGWFFRPQHAVRHAVAETWVAASDLVTAMRSETDDGKPTVQQVPEKEGALRATVDRTLHVIATTMGQRSESLAAHLDDTTQLAARLATRTTALHTAMETLRSRDDFKSVGPSFDSALRSLASALRSGALTVITHRPEQLMALDVRIRRAGDLLQVLDTRLQSLALQDEEVLQARQMLAMVSELLPTVQLTLRETVDHGTPQSGFALRLPDLSGMSMRSLGAWVNPPAQFDWTLVRYTFRVAAVLMVAVAIHQWFQIPRGHWIAFTALVVLQPDYGATRQKLGQRLFGTLAGSTVGSLLLWVKMPAAGFILCASVMAFCFAYFVRRRYGYAVFFVTLMIVLMTESMIPVHLDFTVERLLATLAGGMLSLAAAFLLWPKWEQSQAPRYVAAALRANRNYLESVVEHFGKGDRFTGAAVLAKRTVERANSQAVASLQRLLSEPSKRRGDVEQIAALTTYNQRLTRAITVLGQHLNHRAGDPLAIPHAYVTSITETMEGLAKSLESGVPSPKDSWQKTAPPANISPDDAMVYRQLATVVTEIDAMALAAGATT